A genomic region of uncultured Acidilobus sp. JCHS contains the following coding sequences:
- a CDS encoding ADP-ribose pyrophosphatase, with translation MRKCVVASGVLVEDGRVLLIRHERLGVWLYPGGHVEPNETPREAAEREFKEETGLEVKVVGPTHSLGSGDVWDEPMPLAILLETVRYPNEVHLHYDLIFLVRRVGGSLRSGRWFTAEEIENLETYENVKNVLRLALRAAGSP, from the coding sequence TTGAGGAAGTGCGTAGTTGCCAGCGGGGTCCTAGTGGAGGACGGACGCGTCCTCCTGATAAGGCATGAGAGGCTCGGCGTCTGGCTCTACCCAGGCGGCCACGTGGAGCCCAACGAGACGCCGAGGGAGGCGGCCGAGAGGGAGTTCAAGGAGGAAACAGGCCTTGAGGTCAAGGTCGTGGGGCCCACGCACAGCCTTGGCTCCGGCGACGTCTGGGACGAGCCCATGCCCTTAGCCATACTCCTTGAGACGGTCAGGTACCCCAACGAGGTGCACCTCCACTACGACCTGATATTCCTCGTCAGGAGGGTCGGGGGCTCGCTGAGGAGCGGAAGGTGGTTCACGGCCGAGGAGATCGAAAACCTTGAGACCTATGAGAACGTGAAAAACGTGCTTAGGCTCGCCCTTAGAGCCGCGGGCTCACCTTGA
- a CDS encoding ABC-type sugar transport system, permease component, which yields MRLSLPYLAYIMAFGVAPFVATFVIVGLDYRAALVSLALVPLKRVFINTLVLAFANATFSTLVGLAAAVAVDSLRERYQGPLALAVVLPHTVPFVSAALIWYISLYGGGWGWFTYLLHIPFDPLYRASTAMWGVILVSVWGSLTFPFIIIYATLRAIPKEIKENALIDGLGLSKYYARVAIPMASKAILIAFVIELAFSFGAFDAPYVLTGGGPGYATTTLGIVTYEAVYSLGSYSGGALVSAAIAALATVPALALFRLLRAQRPVFRSLPSISMPDWAFRAIMLALLAVILFFNVMPVYWMFLVAFRPDILDFVRPPIMYPKEFTAQYFIAAARGAVPYLVSSTVVSLSVGVVAVLLAAPAAYEVARGKASRWLLPLSIYLYVLPPMAFAIPLYLLFARLHLLNTWWALITAMPLFSVTYGLWLMNGFFLDLPRAYDEVGELFGIRRRFTRLIMPLSRPVLLSVFLLATIGAWHALFYPLVFSFTPYNFKFPPVGAQTVTIYALTAIQESSIEWGLLASMALVAALPPMVLDFIFLSMISRGGPSGGLKFL from the coding sequence TTGAGGCTCTCCCTGCCCTACCTTGCGTACATAATGGCCTTTGGGGTAGCCCCCTTCGTAGCCACCTTCGTCATAGTGGGCCTTGACTACAGGGCCGCCCTGGTCTCGCTCGCCCTTGTGCCACTCAAACGGGTCTTCATAAACACGCTCGTGCTGGCCTTCGCCAACGCCACCTTCTCAACGCTCGTAGGCCTGGCGGCCGCCGTGGCTGTGGACTCGCTACGCGAGAGGTACCAGGGCCCCCTGGCCCTCGCTGTGGTCCTCCCCCACACCGTGCCCTTCGTCTCGGCCGCCCTCATATGGTACATAAGCCTCTACGGCGGTGGGTGGGGCTGGTTCACGTACCTCCTCCACATACCCTTTGACCCACTCTACAGGGCCAGCACTGCAATGTGGGGCGTCATACTTGTGAGCGTCTGGGGCTCCCTCACCTTCCCCTTCATCATAATTTACGCCACGTTGAGGGCAATACCCAAGGAGATCAAGGAGAACGCGTTGATCGACGGCCTGGGCCTCTCGAAGTACTACGCCAGGGTGGCGATACCCATGGCGAGCAAGGCCATACTGATAGCCTTCGTTATAGAGCTGGCCTTCAGCTTCGGCGCCTTCGACGCCCCCTATGTGCTAACTGGCGGGGGCCCGGGCTACGCGACTACAACCCTTGGCATCGTGACGTACGAGGCCGTCTACTCCCTGGGCAGCTACTCAGGGGGCGCCCTGGTCTCGGCAGCCATAGCGGCCCTGGCCACAGTACCTGCGCTGGCCCTGTTCAGGCTCCTCAGGGCCCAGAGGCCAGTCTTCAGGTCCCTCCCGTCGATCAGTATGCCCGACTGGGCCTTCAGGGCCATAATGCTGGCGCTCCTGGCCGTGATTCTCTTCTTTAACGTGATGCCCGTCTACTGGATGTTCCTCGTGGCCTTCAGGCCCGACATACTTGACTTCGTGAGGCCCCCGATCATGTACCCTAAGGAGTTCACGGCCCAGTACTTCATAGCCGCCGCCAGGGGCGCTGTCCCGTACCTAGTGAGCAGCACAGTCGTCAGCCTCTCAGTAGGCGTAGTGGCTGTCCTCCTGGCGGCCCCGGCCGCCTATGAGGTGGCCAGGGGGAAGGCCAGCAGGTGGCTCCTGCCGCTCTCAATATACCTCTACGTCCTGCCCCCCATGGCCTTCGCGATACCGCTCTACCTGCTCTTCGCTAGGCTCCACCTGCTGAACACTTGGTGGGCGCTCATAACGGCGATGCCGCTCTTCTCGGTCACCTACGGGCTCTGGCTGATGAACGGCTTCTTCCTCGACCTCCCGAGGGCCTATGACGAGGTCGGGGAGCTCTTCGGGATAAGGAGGAGGTTCACGCGGCTCATAATGCCCCTCTCAAGGCCGGTGCTCCTCAGCGTCTTCCTCCTGGCTACAATAGGGGCTTGGCACGCGCTCTTCTACCCGCTCGTGTTCAGCTTCACGCCGTACAACTTCAAGTTCCCGCCCGTGGGGGCGCAGACCGTGACCATTTACGCCCTCACCGCAATACAGGAGTCCTCAATAGAGTGGGGCCTCCTGGCATCCATGGCGCTCGTGGCAGCGCTCCCGCCGATGGTCCTCGACTTCATATTCCTGTCAATGATATCAAGGGGAGGGCCCTCAGGCGGCCTCAAGTTCCTCTGA
- a CDS encoding ABC-type sugar transport system, periplasmic component, which produces MTLVIATYTGAPQSFLQKVAIPLFEQEHPGVSVQVEAFPFTQYINNELTVLRAGGNQYDIVTFTPTSARLLAPYVVPLNSSIINVSDLLWPAESFGGVIYDPTTNTSTIAGVAPWVSNVVIIYNAKYFNNATLQQEFYNEYHMQLDPWTWHNWTVVVDVSKFFVEHHITPWGILVMDTTAGGDLLTSFTSIYSYFYINNQTLNCGTIHGMPGFGVEFWGCIPSWWHHPFPPPAINTSAGVQALEILQQLVSYEPNPAQFPVSFDNVPALFANGSGPATINYASRLSAILSKNVSPSDVLMAPLPGNYSMPGGTYFAVSKYSTHKQLALEFLQFIESPQVQEQMFLKLGLFPISKAAYQALLANASLPYYKHVWLEANLISAKRGYAWEPLIPVTYNLGNVLGSALLSYLENPNSTTPQAVLNHVAAQYVQILETYYSTTTSTSTTTS; this is translated from the coding sequence GTGACGCTAGTTATCGCCACCTACACGGGGGCCCCGCAGTCCTTCCTCCAGAAGGTCGCGATACCGCTGTTCGAGCAGGAGCACCCTGGCGTCTCAGTACAGGTAGAGGCCTTCCCCTTCACCCAGTACATAAACAACGAGCTGACGGTGCTCAGGGCGGGCGGCAACCAGTATGACATCGTGACCTTCACGCCAACCTCTGCCAGGCTCCTGGCGCCTTACGTGGTGCCCCTGAACTCCTCGATCATTAACGTAAGCGACCTGCTCTGGCCCGCCGAGTCCTTCGGCGGCGTGATATATGACCCCACTACCAACACCTCAACGATTGCCGGCGTGGCCCCGTGGGTCTCTAATGTGGTGATAATCTACAACGCCAAGTACTTCAACAACGCGACGCTTCAGCAGGAGTTCTACAACGAGTACCACATGCAACTCGACCCCTGGACCTGGCATAACTGGACCGTGGTAGTTGACGTCAGCAAGTTCTTCGTAGAGCACCACATAACTCCCTGGGGCATACTGGTCATGGACACCACCGCGGGCGGCGACCTGCTGACCAGCTTTACTTCAATCTACAGCTACTTCTACATCAACAACCAGACCCTGAACTGCGGGACGATACACGGCATGCCGGGCTTCGGCGTTGAGTTCTGGGGCTGCATACCGAGCTGGTGGCACCACCCGTTCCCTCCGCCTGCCATCAACACCAGCGCCGGGGTGCAGGCCCTTGAGATACTCCAGCAACTGGTCAGCTATGAGCCAAACCCCGCTCAGTTCCCAGTCTCGTTCGACAACGTCCCAGCGCTCTTCGCTAACGGCAGCGGGCCTGCCACCATAAACTACGCCTCCAGGCTCTCGGCCATACTGAGCAAGAACGTGTCCCCCTCTGACGTGCTCATGGCGCCGCTGCCGGGCAACTACTCCATGCCCGGCGGAACGTATTTCGCCGTGAGTAAGTACTCAACCCACAAGCAGCTGGCGTTAGAGTTCCTCCAGTTCATAGAGTCCCCGCAGGTCCAGGAGCAGATGTTCCTCAAGCTAGGCCTCTTCCCGATATCAAAGGCCGCCTACCAGGCTCTGCTAGCAAACGCCTCCCTGCCCTACTACAAGCACGTGTGGCTTGAGGCCAACCTGATCTCGGCCAAACGCGGGTACGCCTGGGAGCCGCTGATACCAGTAACGTACAACCTCGGCAACGTCCTGGGAAGCGCCCTCCTCAGCTACCTCGAGAACCCCAACAGCACCACGCCGCAGGCCGTCCTGAACCATGTGGCCGCGCAGTACGTGCAGATACTGGAGACGTATTACTCGACGACTACCTCAACTTCAACGACTACCTCCTAG
- a CDS encoding putative ATPases of PP-loop superfamily: MGNRVAMFSSGKDGLRAAQLSWPVDIFLFLVYDFPEPSPHIENLSASSAVAESIGVPMVVARLDRGREFAQTAALLRRLSTDVLIAGDVFVEDHLKYMESLAREAGCSLREPLWGMDTLDILMKDVEEGYRMKVLGARGKELRKAVGSVIDKGNVDWFLSLARADGADPLGERGEYHTAVVRSPLHRWEVELIDVKRASMDCCDIVYVLAPRNRKARDALS, translated from the coding sequence TTGGGCAACAGGGTCGCGATGTTCTCCAGTGGAAAGGACGGGCTCAGGGCAGCCCAGCTCTCCTGGCCTGTTGACATATTCCTCTTCCTGGTCTACGACTTCCCTGAGCCGTCGCCCCACATAGAGAACCTCTCCGCGTCATCCGCCGTGGCCGAGTCTATAGGGGTACCCATGGTCGTGGCCAGGCTCGACAGGGGGAGGGAGTTCGCCCAGACAGCCGCGCTGTTGAGGAGGCTCAGCACTGACGTGCTGATAGCAGGCGACGTCTTCGTTGAGGACCACCTTAAGTACATGGAGTCCCTGGCCAGGGAGGCCGGGTGCAGCCTCAGGGAGCCCCTGTGGGGTATGGACACCCTTGACATACTGATGAAGGACGTGGAGGAGGGCTACAGGATGAAGGTGCTTGGGGCGAGGGGGAAGGAGCTGAGGAAGGCCGTGGGGTCAGTTATCGACAAGGGTAACGTGGACTGGTTCCTGAGCCTCGCTAGGGCTGACGGCGCAGACCCGCTGGGCGAGAGGGGGGAGTACCACACGGCCGTCGTGAGGAGCCCCCTGCACAGGTGGGAGGTAGAGCTAATTGACGTTAAGAGGGCCTCCATGGACTGCTGCGACATAGTCTACGTTCTGGCCCCCAGGAACAGGAAGGCCAGGGATGCCCTCTCATAG
- a CDS encoding Acetyltransferase (GNAT) family: MSCAPSELAELEAKGARYRFRVLCGEDSNLVVRFYESLDTYSLYYRFLGIFKDFEGHARMLFSSPCNYAIGAFAGSEMVGLGEGFSDCAHAELAFAVLPQHRGRGIATVLAALLILEAYRRGFETMEAYVHAENSPAVRIGQRLGLNLRLEEGGVYHGRATLVHIRGLALKAIADKGGRLLTSY, translated from the coding sequence GTGTCCTGCGCCCCCTCCGAGCTGGCGGAGCTTGAGGCCAAGGGCGCCAGGTACAGGTTCAGGGTCCTCTGTGGCGAGGACTCGAACCTGGTCGTGAGGTTCTACGAGTCCCTCGACACCTACTCCCTCTACTACAGGTTCCTCGGAATATTCAAGGACTTCGAGGGCCACGCCAGGATGCTCTTCTCAAGCCCCTGCAACTACGCCATAGGGGCCTTCGCGGGCAGCGAGATGGTGGGGCTGGGCGAGGGGTTCTCGGACTGCGCCCATGCGGAGCTGGCGTTTGCCGTGCTCCCCCAGCACAGGGGGAGGGGCATAGCGACGGTCCTGGCGGCCCTGCTGATCCTCGAGGCTTACAGGAGGGGCTTTGAGACCATGGAGGCCTACGTTCACGCTGAGAACTCGCCGGCCGTGAGGATAGGCCAGAGGCTGGGCCTTAACCTCCGCCTTGAGGAGGGAGGGGTCTACCACGGCAGGGCGACACTGGTTCACATAAGGGGGCTGGCGCTGAAGGCCATAGCAGACAAAGGGGGGAGACTCCTGACCAGCTATTAA
- a CDS encoding putative membrane protein, whose protein sequence is MTLAYAFFWGGMAQVFAGWMDFKRGNLLGGTAFSTYGLFWIGLGLAFVLQAWNGSTFSWGDSEIGTWFIFWGILTLIYTVGANALKARVLMSVLVLLTITFWVLAAGFLASSTAIIKAGGWIGLITGLDALYLGAAIVLNWSFKRAVLPA, encoded by the coding sequence ATGACGTTAGCCTACGCCTTCTTCTGGGGAGGCATGGCCCAGGTCTTCGCCGGCTGGATGGACTTCAAGAGGGGCAACCTGCTTGGGGGCACGGCCTTCAGCACCTACGGCCTCTTCTGGATAGGCCTCGGCCTGGCCTTCGTCCTGCAGGCCTGGAACGGCAGCACTTTCTCGTGGGGAGACTCTGAGATAGGGACCTGGTTCATATTCTGGGGCATACTGACCCTGATCTACACGGTGGGCGCCAACGCTCTGAAGGCCAGGGTGCTCATGAGCGTCCTGGTCCTGCTCACGATAACCTTCTGGGTCCTGGCGGCCGGCTTCCTAGCGAGCAGCACAGCCATAATAAAGGCAGGGGGCTGGATAGGCCTCATAACCGGGCTCGACGCCCTCTACCTGGGGGCCGCCATAGTCCTTAACTGGTCGTTCAAGAGGGCGGTGCTCCCAGCCTAG
- a CDS encoding acetate--CoA ligase: MSSPEAQRIEPLPYGEKYFPHHNKYLDFWRASVEDPIKFWDERARELVWYRTWDKVLDDSNPPFYRWFVGGETNINLNALDRWMGTHVANKVAYYWEGEDGTSRVLSYRDLFREVNKLAKALQDLGVKPGDTVTIYMPMIPELPISMLAVTRVGGIHSVVFSGFSPSALADRIVDAKSRVLITADGYWRRGKVVELKKNADEGVALAEKQGAKVEKVIVVRRLGNPINWVEGRDVWYHELTSKYPDTTYVKPVPRKGDDVLFILYTSGTTGKPKGIMQSVGGYMVYVYHVFKWNWDIRPEDVHWTMADVGWVTGHTYIVYGPLMNGATEVMYEGAIDYPQPDRPWQIVEKYGVTIFYTSPTALRTLRQYGDEWVTKHDLSTLRILGTVGEPINPDVWRWYFEVVGKRRCPIVDTWWMTETGAAMISPAPGISLVTLKPGSATFPLPGIVADVVDENGNPTPPGVRGYLIIKRPWPGMMLGIWGDPERYVKTYWSRFPGYFYAGDYAVKDEEGYFWLLGRADEVLKVAGHRIGTTEMEDVLIKHPAVAEAAVIGAPDPVKGEVPVAAVVLKAGYQPSEQLRKELIELIRTQIGSIATPKTVLFVRKLPKTRSGKIMRRLLKDIMEGRPLGDTTALEDPTAVEELLKAWEEFKRSMGGS; the protein is encoded by the coding sequence ATGTCTTCTCCGGAGGCCCAGAGGATAGAGCCCTTGCCCTACGGCGAGAAGTACTTCCCTCACCACAACAAGTACCTTGACTTCTGGCGCGCCTCGGTTGAGGACCCCATAAAGTTCTGGGACGAGAGGGCCAGGGAGCTGGTGTGGTATAGGACTTGGGACAAGGTCCTTGATGACTCTAACCCGCCCTTCTACAGGTGGTTCGTGGGAGGGGAGACCAACATCAACCTGAACGCCCTCGACCGCTGGATGGGCACCCACGTGGCCAACAAGGTGGCCTACTACTGGGAGGGCGAGGACGGGACCAGCAGGGTCCTGAGCTACAGGGACCTCTTCAGGGAGGTCAACAAGCTCGCCAAGGCCCTCCAGGACCTGGGCGTGAAGCCGGGCGACACAGTCACGATATACATGCCCATGATACCGGAGCTGCCCATATCTATGCTCGCCGTGACAAGGGTTGGGGGCATACACAGCGTCGTCTTCTCAGGCTTCAGCCCCTCGGCCCTCGCCGACAGGATTGTCGACGCCAAGTCGAGGGTCCTGATAACAGCTGACGGCTACTGGAGGAGGGGCAAGGTAGTTGAGCTCAAGAAGAACGCCGACGAGGGCGTCGCCCTGGCTGAGAAGCAGGGGGCCAAGGTAGAGAAGGTCATCGTGGTCAGGAGGCTCGGGAACCCGATCAACTGGGTCGAGGGAAGGGACGTCTGGTACCATGAGCTGACCTCCAAGTACCCCGACACCACCTACGTCAAGCCGGTGCCGAGGAAGGGCGATGACGTGCTCTTCATACTCTACACCAGCGGCACCACGGGCAAGCCGAAGGGGATAATGCAGAGCGTAGGCGGCTACATGGTCTACGTCTACCACGTGTTCAAGTGGAACTGGGACATAAGGCCTGAGGACGTCCACTGGACCATGGCCGACGTTGGGTGGGTAACGGGTCACACCTACATAGTCTACGGCCCTCTGATGAACGGCGCCACGGAGGTCATGTACGAGGGCGCCATAGACTACCCGCAGCCCGACAGGCCGTGGCAGATAGTCGAGAAGTACGGCGTCACGATATTCTACACGAGCCCCACCGCCCTGAGGACGCTCAGGCAGTACGGCGACGAGTGGGTCACGAAGCACGACCTGTCAACGCTGAGGATACTGGGCACCGTGGGCGAGCCCATAAACCCCGACGTATGGAGGTGGTACTTCGAGGTAGTCGGCAAGAGGAGGTGCCCAATAGTAGACACGTGGTGGATGACAGAGACCGGGGCAGCCATGATATCGCCCGCCCCAGGCATATCGCTCGTCACCCTCAAGCCCGGCTCGGCCACGTTCCCGCTGCCCGGAATAGTGGCCGACGTAGTAGACGAGAACGGTAACCCGACGCCTCCAGGCGTCAGGGGCTACCTGATAATCAAGAGGCCGTGGCCTGGCATGATGTTGGGCATCTGGGGCGACCCCGAGAGGTACGTAAAGACTTACTGGAGCAGGTTCCCAGGCTACTTCTACGCGGGCGACTACGCCGTCAAGGACGAGGAGGGCTACTTCTGGCTCCTCGGCAGGGCTGACGAGGTCCTCAAGGTGGCCGGCCACAGGATAGGGACTACCGAGATGGAGGACGTCCTGATAAAGCACCCGGCCGTGGCCGAGGCCGCAGTCATAGGCGCCCCTGACCCGGTGAAGGGCGAGGTGCCCGTGGCTGCTGTAGTGCTCAAGGCAGGCTACCAGCCGAGCGAGCAGCTCAGGAAGGAGCTGATAGAGCTGATAAGGACCCAGATAGGCTCGATAGCGACGCCTAAGACAGTGCTCTTCGTGAGGAAGCTGCCCAAGACGAGGAGCGGGAAGATAATGAGGAGGCTCCTCAAGGACATAATGGAGGGCAGGCCCCTCGGCGACACAACGGCCCTTGAGGACCCGACGGCCGTCGAGGAGCTCTTGAAGGCCTGGGAGGAGTTCAAGAGGTCGATGGGCGGAAGTTAA
- a CDS encoding Mismatch repair ATPase (MutS family), translated as MARVTPIGGARVSLLGSRGSKASERILWDLRIEELVDDILGKDKDRFLADVFKEPLTDRDAIAFRQRVFEDLMDERAYAVARGFVEGVKEVSRLLSLEADAYEEFRYGLHLDAALAYVNTLETTLSSLRGLNVRSEGLVHFISYLEDLVRSEGFQALKGLAYKAKAARDRIKARVSISGDRVRVTEDGGEDLSSRVERLFSRFKWQQVRQIRFTSSYGQMTHVHAMILRGIYNIFKEEFDVMRKLKEEFPNIIDEGVKSFAEELEFYLRYIEYMNATKSKGYKFSIPQFTEDGSIHVKGFYNLLLARKGTAVANDIRTSGQRRVFVITGMNSSGKTTFAITFGQLAFLASIGVPVPAEEARMPLFSKILTAFPIEEGRLEGLSRLEEDVVRALDILRAADDRTLIIVNELFSATTSDEGFELASRFIKEVMSRGSYLIYVTFITRLASLEGVISLVSQVKDGRPTFKIVEGGPPSSYMAVQIAARHQLLYDDVRGRVGGRPP; from the coding sequence GTGGCGCGGGTTACGCCAATTGGGGGTGCAAGGGTCTCCCTACTTGGCTCAAGGGGGTCGAAGGCCAGCGAGAGGATTCTCTGGGACCTGAGGATCGAGGAGTTAGTTGATGATATCCTGGGTAAGGACAAGGACCGCTTCCTAGCTGATGTCTTCAAGGAGCCGCTCACCGACAGGGATGCTATCGCCTTCAGGCAGAGGGTGTTCGAGGACCTTATGGACGAGAGGGCATACGCCGTGGCAAGGGGCTTCGTAGAGGGGGTCAAAGAGGTCAGCAGGCTGCTGAGCCTGGAGGCAGACGCGTACGAGGAGTTCAGGTACGGCCTCCACCTCGACGCCGCCCTGGCCTATGTAAACACGCTGGAGACCACGTTAAGCTCGCTGCGAGGCCTGAACGTAAGGTCTGAGGGCCTCGTCCATTTCATCAGTTACCTCGAGGACCTGGTTCGGAGCGAGGGGTTCCAGGCCTTAAAGGGGCTAGCGTACAAGGCAAAGGCCGCCAGGGACAGGATAAAGGCCAGGGTAAGCATAAGCGGGGACAGGGTAAGGGTCACAGAGGACGGCGGCGAGGACCTGTCGTCAAGGGTTGAGCGGCTTTTCTCGAGGTTCAAGTGGCAACAGGTCCGCCAGATCAGGTTCACGAGCAGCTACGGGCAGATGACCCACGTTCACGCCATGATATTAAGGGGCATATACAATATCTTCAAGGAGGAGTTCGACGTAATGAGGAAGCTGAAGGAGGAGTTCCCCAACATAATAGACGAGGGCGTCAAGTCCTTCGCTGAGGAGCTGGAGTTCTATCTCAGGTACATCGAATACATGAATGCCACCAAGTCCAAGGGGTACAAATTCTCAATACCACAGTTCACCGAGGACGGGTCAATTCACGTCAAGGGCTTCTACAACCTGCTGTTAGCCAGGAAGGGCACGGCGGTGGCTAATGACATACGCACGTCAGGCCAAAGGAGGGTGTTCGTGATAACTGGCATGAACAGCAGCGGGAAGACGACATTTGCCATCACCTTTGGCCAGCTGGCCTTCCTCGCATCGATAGGTGTGCCCGTCCCAGCGGAGGAGGCCAGGATGCCCCTTTTCTCTAAGATATTGACTGCCTTCCCTATTGAAGAGGGCAGGCTGGAGGGCTTAAGCAGGCTTGAGGAGGACGTGGTCAGGGCCCTAGACATATTGAGGGCGGCTGACGACAGGACGCTGATCATAGTTAACGAGCTCTTCTCAGCCACAACGTCAGATGAGGGCTTTGAGCTCGCGAGCCGCTTCATTAAGGAGGTGATGAGCAGAGGCTCGTACCTCATTTACGTCACGTTCATCACGAGGCTGGCCTCGCTCGAAGGCGTGATAAGCCTCGTGTCGCAGGTGAAGGACGGGAGGCCTACCTTCAAGATCGTGGAGGGAGGCCCTCCGTCAAGCTACATGGCCGTTCAGATAGCCGCAAGGCATCAGCTGCTCTACGATGACGTAAGGGGCCGCGTCGGAGGGCGACCCCCATGA
- a CDS encoding Mismatch repair ATPase (MutS family): MIQFDLLRAGGAEVKGREDVVRDLELDKIINAVAQKDELIMDVWTRMLLMPETDVESIRYRQEAVRDAIRNRNVIVGLYNFTRDVITRTRRATFLVTYDNPELVVFETAAGMRIMIDAFKDLKGILGRASFSSQAFRGLVDTLMENADDGFIASAKELLSIFDIRNDTMEFSVRLGAQNTLADPTLLVPKKEGGIIKKLFNKERAYEFRLDPHDERGAEILGDIRKWVLANIAPTMLNAYESLLRFYTTLSEQLAFFVGAINLHDLFQRLELPLAYPEFSEGTLSFRDLHCLSLAISLNRRPVPNSLETRNVSAFIITGVNRGGKTTFMKSIGQAILLARAGVFVPASRLVLPSAGAVHTHFQREEERTMSYGKFEEEVVRFSRIVDSLRPGDYVLMNESFSTTNQVEASEVARQVVQALVDSRVTVFYVTFLQDFIYRFIRDNGGRAILLVPERLKDGTRTFRLLQGSVQPGYALEIWDKLVRSGSSGGRSP, translated from the coding sequence ATGATACAGTTTGACCTTCTCAGGGCAGGCGGCGCTGAGGTGAAGGGCCGGGAAGACGTGGTAAGGGACCTGGAGCTTGACAAGATCATAAACGCCGTGGCCCAGAAGGACGAGCTGATCATGGACGTGTGGACCCGCATGCTCCTGATGCCGGAAACCGACGTGGAGTCCATAAGGTACAGGCAGGAGGCAGTCAGGGACGCTATCCGCAACAGAAACGTCATAGTTGGGCTATATAACTTCACTAGGGACGTCATAACTAGGACCAGAAGGGCAACCTTCCTCGTGACCTATGATAACCCGGAGCTAGTGGTCTTTGAGACGGCCGCTGGCATGAGGATCATGATAGATGCCTTCAAGGACCTGAAGGGCATCCTCGGCAGGGCAAGCTTCTCGTCTCAGGCCTTCCGGGGCCTGGTGGACACGCTAATGGAGAACGCGGACGACGGCTTTATAGCCTCGGCGAAGGAGCTACTGAGCATCTTTGACATCAGGAACGACACGATGGAGTTCTCAGTAAGGCTCGGCGCTCAAAATACGTTGGCTGACCCTACGCTTTTGGTCCCTAAAAAGGAAGGCGGCATAATAAAGAAATTATTTAATAAGGAAAGGGCTTACGAGTTCAGGCTGGACCCTCACGACGAAAGGGGCGCGGAGATACTGGGGGACATCAGGAAGTGGGTCCTCGCCAACATAGCGCCAACCATGCTGAACGCCTACGAGAGCCTGTTGCGGTTCTACACAACCCTGAGCGAGCAGCTGGCCTTCTTCGTGGGGGCTATAAACCTTCACGACCTCTTCCAGAGGCTTGAGCTGCCCTTAGCGTACCCCGAGTTCTCTGAGGGCACGCTGTCGTTCAGGGACCTCCACTGCCTCTCCCTCGCGATATCGCTTAACAGGAGGCCTGTCCCGAACTCTCTGGAGACCCGTAACGTTAGCGCTTTCATAATAACTGGCGTCAACAGGGGCGGCAAGACGACCTTCATGAAGTCGATAGGCCAGGCTATACTGCTCGCGAGGGCAGGGGTCTTCGTGCCTGCCAGCAGGCTGGTGTTGCCCTCGGCTGGGGCCGTTCACACGCACTTCCAGAGGGAGGAGGAGAGGACAATGTCCTATGGGAAGTTCGAGGAGGAGGTTGTAAGGTTCAGTAGGATTGTTGACTCGCTGAGGCCCGGGGACTACGTGCTGATGAACGAGAGCTTCTCAACAACTAACCAGGTTGAGGCCTCGGAGGTCGCCAGGCAGGTCGTGCAGGCCCTGGTTGACAGCAGGGTGACGGTCTTCTACGTCACGTTCCTGCAGGACTTCATATACCGCTTCATTAGGGATAACGGGGGCAGAGCTATCCTGCTGGTGCCTGAGAGGCTGAAGGACGGAACCAGGACCTTCAGGTTACTTCAGGGCTCCGTTCAGCCGGGGTACGCGCTGGAGATCTGGGATAAACTGGTGAGAAGCGGCAGCAGCGGTGGACGGAGCCCCTGA